Genomic segment of Williamwhitmania sp.:
CCATAAACATCGTGCGGAATAAGCTGCTGGCAAGGATTTTTGCAGTAGTCAACCGGAGGACGCCATACGTAGACACCTTCAAGTTTGCTGCATAATTTTTTAAATTTACTTGCTTTTATCTTAGAATACGCGGACGTCCTCGTCCGTGCCCGCCTACCAGTGTAATACACATAAACCTTAGCACCCAGCCTAAAAGAGGTAACTACCGCTGCCCACCATAAATCGCAAAGCGGCAGCATGGGCCAGCTAGGGGGCTGGTATACCTCCGGCCCATATGCCAAGCTGGGCAAGAGCGCATTGCAGCAGCAACCAAAAGTAATCTTACATCCATACTGCAAAAAGGAACCCTGCCGAAGCAGGATTCCCCATTCAAGTGTAACCCAAAAAACGGCATCTACGCCTTTTCCATCAAAATTTCCACAACCGTCAGCTCGCCGTTAACCACGCTAACAGTTTTGGTAATATTGTTAAAGCCCGGCTTGGAGGCCGTAACCGTATAGCTTCCATCGGCAAGGCTCTTGTAGTAGCTACCGCCGCCCTCCGCGGTTTTCTTCACAATCTTCTCCTGCCCATCAACCAGCGTTAGGGTTACGTTGGCCTCCGGTTCGCCCGTTTGGGCGTTGGTGGTCTTTATCTTTAAAGGCAGCGAGCCGGTACCCTTTTCAATCACCTTGCGCACCTTTTGGTATTCGTTGTAAAAGT
This window contains:
- a CDS encoding carboxypeptidase regulatory-like domain-containing protein, whose protein sequence is MQQRRVDAAASSNATKLLATLLKTLATSWDKIDTLVEMVRMSEPNFYNEYQKVRKVIEKGTGSLPLKIKTTNAQTGEPEANVTLTLVDGQEKIVKKTAEGGGSYYKSLADGSYTVTASKPGFNNITKTVSVVNGELTVVEILMEKA